The window GCGGAGCCGCTTTTCCAGCAGCAGGAACGCCTGGATATGGGCGCGCACCGAGTCGGCTTCGAGCGAAGGGGCCTCCGGGTTGAGCTGCATGCCGAAGGCATAGAGGGGCGAGGCCCGCGTGCCCTTGGCTCCAAGCTCGCGCAGTATCCGTTCCAGCTCGTCCATTTCGTGCATGCGGTCCAGGGGCACGGGCGGCGAGACCAGCTCGAAGGGCACGGCCACGGAAGCCGTTTCCAGCAGGGCGCTCTCAACGGCTTTTTCGGATTCCTGATCCAGGGTGATGCCGATCTTTTGCAGAAAGTCGCGGTAGCGGCGTTTCTTGAGCAGGTCCGCGTCCACCTCCAGCTGGAAGTCGCCCAGCCGGGTGCCCGCGACCGTGTGCACGAAGGCGTTTTCGGACTCGACCTTCCCGCCCAGCTCTTCAGCGATCCGTTCGGCAAGGCGCTTCAGGTCCACGCCTGCGAACTCCAGCTCGAAGCCGACGCGGCGCGTCCGGCCCTGGTCCGTGGTCATTGCGATGGATTCGGTTTCGTAGTGCATATGATCCAGCCGCGAAGAGTGGTCAAGAACGCGGACGCCGCGGCGTTTCGCCCGCATATTCAAGATACATGCTTGCCTGCATGAGTCAACGCGCCTTGCGCCTGCGGGCGAACAGCCGCATCTGCCCGCGCACGCCGCAGACCTCGCAGGATGGACCCTGCCCGTGCGGGGCGATTTGCGGACAGGCCGCAACCGGACTGCCCCGACCATCGAAGGGACCGTGGCGGGGGGGGAATCCCCCCCCCCGCGGTGCGGCAGGTCATCTGCCGGGCGTGGGATAGATCTTCTGTTCGGTCTTGGCGGTGTTCTTTTCGAGACGGTGGTAGCGGTTCCAGGCGTTCGCGGACAAGCGGTCCAGAATGGAATCGAGATCGGAATCCCGCATCAATTCGCGCAGGCCCGCCCCTTCCATGAGCGAGTCCGAGAGCCGGTAGCCCTCGCCGCGCTCCAGGTCGAGCTGAATGTCCTGGATGTTGACTTCGGGGAGGTCGTCGCAGATATCCGTCAGCAGGTCGCGCACCATCTGGTAAAAGAACTTCTTCACGTCCTCGGTGGATTCGGCCTGGGCCATCATTTCCCGGAAACGGCTGCGAGCTGTCTGCTCCTGGGCGCTGAACGAAAGCTGATCAGTCATGTCTTCTCCTTGGTGGTTTGATGCCTGGGGCATCCAGTGAACCATCCCGCATCCTAGCATACGGAAGGAGCGTTGAACAATCCGAGGGGTGCCTTGACCGCCTCGTTTCTCCTCGCGGCTCAGGAAGGACGGTCCGAAGACGGACGCGCCTTGCTCAATGCGTCATGAAGTTCCCGCATGTCCACCGGTTTCGCCAGGTACCCGTTCATGCCGGCCGACAGGAATTTCTCCTTGTCGCCGGGCATGGCATGCGCTGTGAGAGCGATGATCGGGGTGCCGGCCGTGTCCGCGCCGGCCTCCCCCGCCCGGATGCGCCTGGTGGCCTCTACGCCGTCCATGACGGGCATCTGGATGTCCATGAGGATAAGATCGACTTTGTTGCTGGTCAGAAGATCCAGGGCTTCTCGCCCATCCACGGCAAAGAGCAGGGAATGGCCCTGTTTCTTCAGCATCCCTTCGAGCACTCGCGCGTTGAGGGATTCGTCCTCTGCGACAAGGATGCGCAGAGGCGCAGCCGCGAAGTGCGGATCGGCTTCCCGGCAGCGCCGTACCAGCGAAGCGTTTTTCTCTTTTGGAATTCCGACGGAGATGTCGAAAGACACTCTGGTTCCCTGCCCCGGAGTGCTTTCGAGCCGGACGCTTCCGTCCATGAGGTTGATGAGCCGCTTGACGAT is drawn from Paucidesulfovibrio longus DSM 6739 and contains these coding sequences:
- a CDS encoding amidoligase family protein; translated protein: MHYETESIAMTTDQGRTRRVGFELEFAGVDLKRLAERIAEELGGKVESENAFVHTVAGTRLGDFQLEVDADLLKKRRYRDFLQKIGITLDQESEKAVESALLETASVAVPFELVSPPVPLDRMHEMDELERILRELGAKGTRASPLYAFGMQLNPEAPSLEADSVRAHIQAFLLLEKRLRDEIDVDPSRRIAPFIDNFPDSYRELVLDPDYAPDMDALVADYLEHNPTRNRPLDMTCLFAHLDPDTVLGKVEEPHLVKPRPTYHYRLPDCRIDDADWSMALEWNRWVMVERLAADSEELDRQCREFAQRPKSPLDWLRRLGKRLVP